One window from the genome of Plasmodium relictum strain SGS1 genome assembly, chromosome: 12 encodes:
- the SulP gene encoding inorganic anion exchanger, inorganic anion antiporter, putative encodes MFDTKSSDLIINDFINEADEFNKLDESSERTQLYHDDLYDNDIKVCLPARIGFSKSFISIIDGIKWGWGFTNTPKEVSKYYINEILCGCILCLTMLPEMISFSMIAKIPPYIGLQGASFLCLITSIFGGSPAVIHGVTGAFASVCSKYLIENDHIDYLPEGIEKLYVCILICSVMLFFFSLFHMSALIQLIPTPVFIGYCNGLSIIFLMAQLHTLKNPYTHEYIKGYFLLFFIIICALVVIIVELWKKIPKVGHKIPSTLIAITVTIFVEFVILRKILHNNFESFKNVKSFTVGDMFSFTLDKAKPTFLFTNKELDFSKVVFDLDLIKQVANMFTVLLIEVLMVSEVIKDMGGAECDTNETIFSLFIGNFLATLGSAVGGSSLLGLSVLNYRNGARGKESGVVASILIYAILLFGYSLLNYIPLSFLCGIMITVFIHCFKWFSIPIVFFTFCPGYIRKCHPCMSRKISRWDAFIIVLVVVSVPTGVFAGIILSALVYVWQSKSTFKFEIFYDKDTDTKYYEIEGHLFYASKKMFTRLFSYENDSPTVNIVLKGKSTLFDYTAIEALTSVKHRYNINNKHVTIHGLSHECIKKIAKMNHLCKQIDVELVKVETPVVPLLYKPLRTIFQKQKTIRRRMSLKMKKRKKENLDTKKSHDVEP; translated from the exons atgtttgaCACAAAAAGTAGtgatttaataattaatgaTTTCATAAATGAAGCAGATGAATTTAACAAATTGGATGAATCAAGTGAAAGAACGCAACTATATCATGATGACTTATATGACAATGATATAAAAGTATGTTTACCTGCCAGAATAGGATTTTCAAAATCATTCATATCAATAATAGATGGTATAAAATGGGGTTGGGGATTTACAAATACACCAAAAGAAGTATccaaatattatataaatgaaatattgtGTGGTTGTATATTATGCTTAACAATGTTACCTGAAATGATATCTTTTTCTATGATAGCTAAAATTCCACCATATATTGGATTACAAGGAGCTTCCTTTTTATGTTTAATAACATCTATTTTTGGAGGTTCTCCTGCAGTTATTCATGGAGTAACAGGAGCTTTTGCATCGGTTTGCTCAAAGtatttaatagaaaatgaTCATATTGATTATTTACCTGAAggaatagaaaaattatatgtttGCATATTAATATGTTCCGTTATgctattctttttttctttatttcatATGTCAGCCTTAATTCAATTAATTCCTACACCTGTTTTTATTGGATACTGTAATGGcctttctattatttttttgatggCTCAATTACATACCTTAAAAAATCCATACACCCATGAATATATTAAGGGATactttttactattttttataataatatgtgCTCTTGTTGTTATCATCGTAGAACTTTGGAAAAAAATACCAAAA GTAGGTCATAAAATTCCTTCTACATTAATAGCTATAACAGTTACTATTTTTGTTGAATTTGTTATTCTTAGAAAGATTTTACATAACAATTTTGAGtcatttaaaaatgttaAGTCATTTACAGTTGGCGATATGTTTTCTTTTACATTAGACAAAGCAAAAccaacttttttatttacaaataaGGAATTAGATTTTTCAAAAGTTGTTTTTGATTTAGATCTTATTAAGCAag tCGCAAATATGTTCACAGTATTACTAATTGAAGTTTTAATGGTTAGTGAAGTAATAAAAGATATGGGTGGTGCTGAATGTGACACTAATGAAAcaattttttctctttttattgGAAATTTTTTAGCAACATTAGGAAGTGCAGTAGGTGGTAGTAGTTTGTTGGGATTATCAGTTTTAAATTATAGAAATGGAGCAAGAGGTAAGGAGAGTGGAGTTGTTGCatctattttaatatatgccATATTGCTTTTTGGTTATTctctattaaattatattccgttatcttttttatgtGGAATTATGATAACTGTATTTATTCATTGTTTCAAATGGTTTTCTATCccaattgtattttttaccTTTTGTCCTGGTTATATAAGAAAGTGCCATCCTTGTATGAGTAGAAAAATATCAAGATGGGATGCTTTTATTATTGTTCTT GTTGTTGTAAGTGTTCCAACTGGAGTTTTCGCAGGAATTATTTTATCCGCTTTGGTATATGTATGGCAAAGTAAATCAACCTTtaaatttgaaatattttatgatAAGGATACTGATactaaa tattaTGAAATTGAAggtcatttattttatgcttctaaaaaaatgtttacaAGATTATTTAGTTATGAAAATGATAGTCCAACAGTAAATATAGttttaaaaggaaaaagtaCCTTATTTGATTATACAGCAATTGAAGCACTAACATCTGTTAAGCACagatataatattaataataagcATGTAACTATACATGGTTTAAGTCAtgaatgtataaaaaaaatagcaaaGATGAATCATTTATGTAAACAAATTGATGTTGAATTAGTTAAAGTTGAAACACCAGTTGTTCCATTACTATATAAACCATTACGAACTATCTTCCAG AAACAAAAAACAATAAGAAGAAGAATGtcattaaaaatgaaaaaaagaaaaaaagaaaatttagatACAAAAAAATCCCATGATGTTGAGccataa
- the EXP2 gene encoding exported protein 2, putative: protein MKVIKIFVLSFVFLLYKNSTIVHCGGYGDIAATSALQTVIKEPITLTIKDLYEHGVKSPITKLVHKIKKFLRYRKVLRWSRIWWILLVREIVGDNNIEKRTEKELREIWDQCTIAVFNNTLNTIDTKPLLFLHGILNECKENFSTKLRQDPSLIVVKMNQIIKSEIYRFWVSENYLKIARSGIFYKSITPSIVPPLPKEHTLRYLSSYMVDKLKALESKKNIESGKYEIDISSDEKTKKGEGDVDETTEDNLYEQLIKEENIDELAKEVILGEDTDDNESADNEVTDYNGDDNNESTDNEGEDTEDN from the exons ATGAaagtaattaaaatttttgttctTTCATTTGTATTTTTGTTATACAAAAATAGCACTATTGTACATTGTGGTGGCTATGGTGATATAGCCGCAACAAGTGCTTTACAAACTGTTATTAAGGAACCTATTAc ttTAACAATAAAGGATTTATATGAGCATGGTGTAAAGAGTCCAATAACAAAACTTGTGCATAAAATCAAAAAGTTCCTCCGTTATAGAAAAGTTTTGAGATGGTCTCGTATATGGTGGATATTATTAGTTAGAGAAATTGTAGGagataataatattgaaaaaagaaCTGAGAAA gAATTAAGAGAGATATGGGATCAATGTACTATAGCTGTATTTAACAATACTTTAAATACAATAGATACTAAACCATTATTGTTTTTACATggtattttaaatgaatgtAAAGAAAATTTCTCAACAAAATTAAGACAAGATCCAAGTTTAATTGTAGTAAAAATgaatcaaataataaaatctGAAATATATAGATTTTGGGTTTCagaaaattatttgaaaatagCAAGATCAGGAATATTCTACAAGTCTATCACACCAAGTATAGTTCCACCTCTTCCTAAAGAACATACCTTAAGATATTTGTCTTCATATATGgtagataaattaaaagcCTTAGAATCTAAAAAGAATATAGAATCAGGAAAATATGAAATAGACATAAGCTCTGAtgaaaaaactaaaaaaggTGAAGGTGATGTAGATGAAACTACTGAAGATAATTTATATGAGcagttaataaaagaagaaaatattgaTGAATTAGCTAAAGAAGTTATTTTGGGTGAAGACACTGATGATAATGAAAGTGCTGATAATGAAGTTACTGATTATAATGGAgatgataataatgaaagTACTGATAATGAAGGTGAAGATACTGAAGACAATTAA
- a CDS encoding RNA 3'-terminal phosphate cyclase-like protein, putative, giving the protein MEFSGSNYFRFRLALSLISGKSITIKNIRKNKNGIKNNKELDKISKEPEIEGLHEYEAKILKLIDKLCDNTIIKINENGDELYFKPGFLVGNVNDEVKINDLNIIFHCGKERSITYFLEFLLMIIPFFKNPVKLLLKGITDDSIDSTVYTLKIVSEHFFKTFLKVDENFLNITILKRGIKSDCSGEVLFFMNNFKSIDSFDINDPGLVKKISGSIFCNNVSLIFRNKFMNCAKKNLCKFTPYVSIEAENAKLKKNNEENHFISLSLFAHTQNKCIYATDLCIDEFLLKHVKDSLNINNKNNETDSTSQGTSNGNNIQNVENKLEKSKKNEENFLINNSSNSFSKEEKNCIDYNSFLNNMSSNLHQVDIYERLGFFVSLKIANEIKGLSSVDTNYQWLPLLYMALANDTSVSKITLNILKPYSIALIRLLNDFFSVVFDIKKVEKSQIDYSYIIKCVGVGYRNFSKKTF; this is encoded by the coding sequence ATGGAATTTAGTGGGAGTAATTATTTCCGATTTAGATTAGCTTTAAGTTTAATAAGTGGCAAATCTATAAcgattaaaaatattagaaaaaataaaaatggaataaaaaataataaagaattagATAAAATAAGCAAAGAGCCTGAAATCGAAGGATTACATGAATACGAagcaaaaattttaaaacttATTGATAAATTATGTGACAAtacaataattaaaattaatgaaaatggtGATGAATTATACTTTAAACCAGGATTCTTAGTAGGTAATGTGAATGatgaagtaaaaattaatgatttaaatataatatttcattGTGGTAAAGAAAGAAGTATAACTTATTTTCTTGAATTTTTACTTATGATAAttccattttttaaaaatccagttaaattattattaaaaggcATAACTGATGATTCCATTGATAGTACTGTTTATACTTTAAAAATTGTGAGtgaacatttttttaaaacatttttgaaagttgatgaaaattttttaaacattaCAATTCTAAAAAGAGGAATTAAATCTGATTGCTCAGGtgaagttttattttttatgaataattttaaatcaaTAGATTCTTTTGATATAAATGATCCTGGTTtggttaaaaaaataagtggatctattttttgtaataatgtttcattaatttttaggAATAAATTCATGAATtgtgcaaaaaaaaatttatgtaaatttaCCCCTTATGTTAGCATTGAAGCTGAAAAtgcaaaattaaaaaaaaacaatgaagaaaatcattttatttctttatccTTATTTGCACATACAcaaaataaatgtatttatGCAACTGATTTATGTATTGatgaatttttattgaaaCATGTTAAAgattcattaaatataaataataaaaataatgaaactGATTCCACGAGTCAAGGAACAAGTAATGGAAATAATATTCAAAATgttgaaaataaattagaaaaaagtaaaaaaaatgaagaaaattttcttataaataatagcagtaattcattttctaaagaagaaaaaaattgtatagattataatagttttttaaataatatgtcATCTAACTTACATCAAGTTGATATATATGAAAGATTGGGATTTTTTGTTTCCTTAAAAATAgcaaatgaaataaaaggtCTATCATCAGTAGATACAAATTATCAATGGTTACCTCTATTATATATGGCTTTAGCAAATGATACATCTGTTTCGAAAATTACATTAAATATTCTAAAACCATACTCTATTGCACTAATTAGATTGTTAAATGACTTTTTTAGTGTTGTTtttgatattaaaaaagtagaaaaatCTCAAATTgattattcatatattataaaatgtgTAGGTGTAGGTTATCGTaacttttcaaaaaaaactttttaa